A region of Nitrospinota bacterium DNA encodes the following proteins:
- the recN gene encoding DNA repair protein RecN gives MLTGLRVKDFAIVEEITVEFGPGLNVLTGETGAGKSILIEALEVALGGRAPEEVIRAGAEQAVIEAVFNAQDAGGVAMWLSEQGLEDDSGQVIIRRVVSRSGRGKAFINGSQATVTQLKALGARLMDLHGQHESQTLINPQSHLPFLDSFLKLKPELGDYRQVYDELGAARRRLSGLKENQKEIERRLDLLKFQVDEIGKAELAPGEDEALEREKKRLVNSEKLAELCALAVNALEDGDDNVTGIAQRARGAIEQIAELDDSTNSMAEEITGAIFAMVELAGNVRRYADTLETDPNRLAEVDDRLNLVHTLKKKYGDTIEEILAYLEKARAELESIEFDRSHMETLEARVKQLWGQAAEMAGSLDRKRKEGAGDFARKVEKELKDLSMPKARVKMAFDYEEEAESPCVIGSKGVKLGPTGAGKAEILFSVNPGEPEKPIVKIASGGEISRLMLALKTVMAGDQPVPVMIFDEVDAGIGGVTGDRLGEKLRKLARNCQVFCVTHLAQVARQAHGHYLVEKSVKKNRVAVAVIPLDRDGRIRDLARMAGGDGARESALKWAEEALNDVG, from the coding sequence ATGCTCACCGGGCTTCGCGTAAAAGATTTCGCCATCGTTGAGGAAATCACGGTGGAGTTCGGGCCGGGTCTCAACGTCCTCACCGGTGAAACCGGCGCCGGTAAATCCATCCTTATAGAAGCGCTGGAGGTGGCCCTGGGCGGCCGGGCGCCGGAAGAGGTAATCCGGGCCGGGGCCGAACAAGCGGTGATAGAAGCGGTCTTCAACGCGCAAGACGCGGGCGGCGTGGCCATGTGGCTTTCGGAGCAGGGGCTGGAAGACGACAGCGGCCAAGTAATCATCCGCCGGGTTGTCTCCCGCTCCGGCCGGGGCAAGGCCTTCATAAACGGCTCCCAGGCCACGGTAACTCAATTGAAGGCGCTGGGCGCCCGGCTTATGGACCTGCATGGCCAGCACGAAAGCCAGACGCTTATAAACCCCCAATCACACCTTCCATTTCTCGACAGTTTTTTAAAGCTGAAACCGGAATTGGGAGACTACCGGCAGGTGTATGACGAGCTTGGCGCCGCGCGGCGCAGGCTTTCCGGCCTCAAAGAGAACCAGAAGGAAATTGAGCGGCGGCTGGACCTGCTGAAGTTCCAGGTGGACGAAATAGGCAAGGCGGAGCTTGCGCCGGGGGAGGACGAGGCGCTGGAGCGGGAGAAAAAGCGGCTTGTGAACTCCGAGAAACTGGCGGAGCTTTGCGCCCTGGCGGTGAACGCGCTGGAAGACGGAGACGATAACGTAACTGGCATAGCCCAGCGGGCCCGGGGGGCCATTGAACAGATCGCCGAGCTCGACGATTCCACAAACTCCATGGCCGAAGAAATAACCGGCGCCATTTTCGCCATGGTGGAACTGGCCGGGAACGTGCGCCGCTACGCCGATACGCTGGAGACCGACCCTAACAGGCTGGCGGAGGTGGATGACCGGCTCAACCTCGTCCACACGCTCAAGAAAAAATATGGAGACACCATAGAAGAGATTCTGGCCTATCTGGAAAAAGCCCGCGCCGAGCTGGAAAGCATAGAGTTCGACCGGAGCCACATGGAAACCCTGGAGGCCCGCGTAAAACAGCTTTGGGGCCAGGCGGCGGAGATGGCCGGGAGCCTTGACCGCAAACGAAAAGAAGGCGCCGGGGATTTCGCCCGCAAGGTGGAGAAAGAGCTGAAGGATTTGAGCATGCCCAAGGCGCGGGTGAAAATGGCATTCGATTACGAGGAGGAGGCGGAAAGCCCCTGCGTTATCGGCTCCAAGGGAGTGAAGCTGGGGCCCACCGGCGCGGGGAAGGCGGAGATACTTTTCAGCGTCAATCCGGGCGAGCCGGAAAAACCCATAGTGAAAATAGCCTCCGGCGGCGAGATAAGCAGGCTGATGCTGGCCTTAAAAACCGTCATGGCCGGGGACCAGCCTGTGCCGGTGATGATATTCGACGAGGTGGACGCGGGCATAGGCGGCGTTACCGGCGACAGGCTTGGGGAGAAGCTGAGGAAACTGGCCAGGAACTGCCAGGTGTTCTGTGTAACCCATCTGGCGCAGGTTGCGCGGCAGGCGCACGGCCATTACCTCGTCGAAAAATCGGTGAAGAAAAACCGGGTGGCCGTGGCGGTTATCCCGCTGGACCGCGATGGGAGGATTCGAGACCTCGCCCGCATGGCCGGTGGCGACGGCGCCAGGGAAAGCGCCTTGAAATGGGCGGAAGAGGCGCTGAACGACGTGGGTTGA
- the selD gene encoding selenide, water dikinase SelD → MGKETLRLSTLAKAGGUGAKLGPEDLRKALKGIEPFTDPAILYGLGTGDDTGVYKISDSVAIVQTVDFFTPIVDDPYTFGRIAAANAISDVYTVGARPITALNIIAVSCSLGIEVINEILKGGADTVREAGAVLLGGHSIEDPEPKYGLAVTGVVHPDRMVTNRGARPGDVLILTKKIGVGILSNLAKVKGTIKGSIMMRGPAIPDSVFAEAEREMTRLNRNASEAMVEFGVRACTDVTGFGLLGHLRNLLEASGVSATISFSRVPRYDGIGPYAVNGTKGGGERNHNWVKPIVTAGEGIAGVEILILCDAQTSGGLLMAVPEEKAERLLARLKNGGDEAASVIGEINPGPPGSVTVTP, encoded by the coding sequence ATGGGCAAGGAAACACTGAGGCTGTCCACGCTGGCCAAAGCCGGCGGTTGAGGCGCCAAGCTGGGTCCGGAGGACCTGCGCAAGGCGTTAAAAGGCATCGAGCCGTTCACTGACCCCGCAATCCTATACGGGTTGGGGACCGGTGACGATACCGGTGTGTACAAAATCAGCGACAGCGTGGCCATAGTGCAGACCGTGGATTTTTTCACCCCCATTGTGGACGACCCGTACACCTTCGGCAGGATAGCCGCCGCCAACGCCATTTCCGACGTTTACACCGTGGGAGCCCGGCCCATTACGGCGCTTAACATAATAGCCGTGTCGTGTTCATTGGGTATCGAGGTGATAAACGAAATCCTCAAAGGCGGGGCGGATACCGTGAGGGAGGCCGGTGCGGTGTTGCTGGGCGGCCATAGCATTGAGGATCCGGAGCCCAAGTACGGGTTGGCGGTCACCGGGGTGGTACATCCGGATAGAATGGTCACGAACCGCGGCGCCAGGCCGGGCGATGTCCTGATACTCACAAAGAAAATAGGCGTGGGCATATTGAGCAACCTGGCCAAGGTGAAAGGCACAATAAAAGGCTCCATAATGATGCGCGGCCCGGCCATCCCGGACAGTGTCTTCGCCGAAGCCGAGCGGGAAATGACCCGGCTCAACCGGAACGCGTCTGAAGCCATGGTGGAGTTTGGCGTCCGCGCCTGCACCGATGTTACGGGGTTCGGCCTGCTGGGGCATTTGAGAAACCTGCTGGAAGCCTCCGGCGTTTCCGCCACCATTTCATTCTCCAGGGTTCCCCGGTACGACGGGATCGGGCCTTACGCCGTAAACGGCACAAAGGGAGGCGGGGAACGGAACCATAACTGGGTAAAACCCATTGTGACGGCGGGTGAGGGCATTGCCGGGGTGGAAATTCTGATCCTTTGCGACGCTCAAACTTCCGGAGGCTTGTTGATGGCTGTGCCGGAAGAAAAAGCGGAACGCCTTCTGGCCCGGCTGAAAAATGGGGGCGACGAGGCGGCCTCCGTGATAGGCGAAATCAACCCCGGCCCGCCCGGAAGCGTCACCGTCACTCCCTGA
- a CDS encoding TolC family outer membrane protein, whose product MIKTGVSLFNLGRVFLMAMPMLAVSAGFSAAGEPQKTIDLAAVYSMAREQDPAIAAARASMEAGKQKFNQGLSLLLPTVTAAGESKYNDQEVTYKGAGENFPLSGGVKRYDSRAASVTLTQPLFRFQNYESYRQGVIAGEQAETQYNGARQDLITRTAQAYFDVLFAQDSLRFTQSYKEAIENQLLQAQKAFEAGTVTITDTHEAQARRDLAMALEISVQNDLEVKKDSLAKITGVYPGELAPLKPEIPLTVPEPDDAEQWLDLAEKGNPALIIARQALAVAGEETKKNRSGHLPTVDLVASYSYSTASDGSFGVGSETTAQVVGVQAQLPLFAGGATLSKTREAAALEEKARQDLETSLRSTRAQTRSLYLGVKAGVSQAMALRQALVSSLRSLDSTRKGFELGLRTGVDVLNAQQQVFAARRDLAQAEYNYLLNHLRLKASAGLLEDKDVELVNNLLSTSKED is encoded by the coding sequence ATGATTAAAACTGGCGTAAGCTTATTCAATCTGGGCAGGGTTTTTCTGATGGCCATGCCCATGCTGGCGGTGTCCGCCGGATTTTCCGCCGCCGGGGAGCCGCAAAAGACCATAGACCTGGCGGCGGTTTACAGCATGGCCAGGGAGCAAGACCCGGCCATCGCCGCCGCCCGGGCCAGCATGGAAGCGGGCAAACAGAAATTCAACCAGGGGCTTTCGTTACTACTGCCCACGGTGACCGCCGCCGGGGAGTCCAAATACAACGATCAGGAAGTCACTTACAAAGGCGCGGGGGAGAATTTCCCCCTTTCGGGCGGCGTTAAAAGATACGATTCCCGGGCGGCGTCCGTAACGCTTACCCAGCCGCTTTTCAGGTTCCAGAACTATGAGAGTTACCGGCAGGGGGTCATTGCCGGCGAACAGGCCGAAACCCAATATAACGGCGCCAGGCAAGACCTGATAACGCGGACGGCGCAGGCCTATTTCGACGTATTGTTCGCCCAGGACAGCCTGAGGTTCACCCAGTCGTATAAAGAGGCTATCGAGAACCAGCTTTTGCAGGCCCAAAAAGCTTTCGAGGCGGGCACGGTAACCATAACCGACACCCACGAGGCCCAGGCCCGGCGCGACCTGGCCATGGCGCTGGAAATATCCGTCCAGAACGACTTGGAGGTGAAAAAGGATTCCCTGGCCAAAATCACCGGGGTTTATCCGGGGGAGTTGGCTCCGCTGAAACCGGAAATCCCCCTCACGGTTCCGGAGCCGGACGACGCTGAACAATGGCTGGATCTGGCCGAAAAGGGCAATCCGGCGCTGATTATCGCTCGGCAGGCTCTGGCTGTAGCTGGCGAGGAAACGAAGAAGAACCGCTCCGGACATTTGCCCACCGTTGACCTGGTGGCCTCCTATTCATACTCCACCGCCAGCGACGGCTCTTTTGGAGTTGGCAGTGAAACCACCGCCCAAGTCGTAGGTGTGCAGGCCCAACTGCCGCTGTTCGCCGGTGGGGCCACTCTTTCCAAAACCCGGGAAGCCGCCGCGCTGGAAGAAAAAGCCCGGCAGGATTTGGAAACATCGTTGCGTTCCACCAGGGCTCAAACCCGGTCGCTCTACCTTGGCGTGAAAGCCGGGGTGTCCCAAGCCATGGCCTTGCGGCAGGCGCTGGTTTCAAGCCTCCGGTCGCTGGATTCCACCCGGAAAGGGTTCGAGCTGGGGTTGCGCACCGGGGTGGATGTTTTGAACGCCCAACAACAGGTTTTTGCCGCCCGGCGCGACCTGGCCCAGGCCGAGTATAACTACCTGTTGAACCACCTAAGGCTCAAGGCTTCGGCGGGTTTGCTGGAAGATAAGGATGTGGAATTGGTGAACAACCTTCTGTCCACTTCAAAAGAAGACTGA
- a CDS encoding NAD(+)/NADH kinase, with protein MKNIGVVAKTQSPLAVEGLQSLSAWLVQRGMNCLVDNESAQAAGIKSMLTKSDLAREADMVVVMGGDGTFLSVARMMEGRMAPILGVNLGALGFLTEFAYEEMFPALEQVLSGDYAFEDRIMLDVGISREGKTIASYTALNDIVINRGAHTRMLHLLVYVDGVFVNEYTADGLIVATPTGSTAYNLSAGGPIVHPSVGAIIISPICPHTLSNRPIVIPDGLKVEIALAPSTQGDGLATMDGQVSLQVGFRDRLVVKKASSVSRIILSPYKNYYQLLRGKLKWGETLRHGAI; from the coding sequence ATGAAGAATATTGGAGTAGTCGCCAAAACCCAGAGCCCCCTTGCCGTTGAAGGGTTGCAAAGCCTTTCCGCATGGCTGGTCCAGCGGGGCATGAACTGCCTTGTGGACAACGAATCGGCCCAGGCGGCGGGCATTAAGTCCATGCTAACAAAGAGCGACCTTGCCCGCGAGGCGGACATGGTGGTGGTGATGGGAGGCGATGGCACATTCTTGAGCGTGGCCCGGATGATGGAAGGGCGCATGGCGCCTATTCTGGGGGTGAACCTGGGCGCCCTGGGGTTTTTAACCGAGTTCGCCTACGAGGAGATGTTCCCGGCGCTGGAACAGGTGCTTTCCGGTGATTACGCGTTTGAAGACCGCATAATGCTGGACGTGGGCATATCCCGCGAGGGGAAGACCATAGCCAGTTACACCGCGCTTAACGACATAGTTATAAACCGGGGCGCGCACACCCGGATGCTTCATCTTCTGGTTTATGTGGACGGGGTGTTCGTGAACGAATACACAGCCGACGGGCTTATAGTGGCCACCCCCACCGGCTCCACGGCGTACAACCTGTCCGCCGGGGGCCCCATAGTGCATCCTTCGGTGGGAGCCATTATAATAAGCCCTATATGCCCGCATACCTTGAGCAACCGGCCCATCGTGATACCGGACGGCCTCAAGGTGGAAATCGCGCTGGCCCCTTCCACGCAAGGGGACGGCCTGGCCACTATGGACGGGCAGGTGAGCCTGCAAGTAGGTTTTAGGGACAGGCTGGTGGTCAAGAAAGCTTCTTCCGTGAGCAGGATAATACTTTCGCCATACAAGAACTATTATCAGCTCCTGCGGGGAAAGCTTAAATGGGGGGAAACCTTACGACATGGAGCAATCTGA
- a CDS encoding GGDEF domain-containing protein, whose translation MEQSDRVKVDLATDIARKAIPFMAEKGIPVTPVNYFIWYEFFLGENQDLVRALKNLIASGAKFSDRVNQQIYEKHVVMGLSAEQEKKLAEEIKAVEEANLATSKILDPIAKDLKKIAETNADYGAKLGEFAGKMEDKADYQQVSNIIVNLLDDTRKIAGANKNISAQLDSYSMQINDLRQSLARARAEARLDDLTQVGNRRAYNEALEEEIKWVERNGAISCLAMVDLDFFKKLNDKYGHAVGDKALRALASILVDMVGIDGEVYRYGGEEFAIVVSGAKLEQALAIVEKARLAVEEHEFIVRDKVEKMTVSCGLATLRPGRAGEQSQLMADEALYMAKDNGRNNVKTELNLAGPGKK comes from the coding sequence ATGGAGCAATCTGACCGAGTGAAGGTGGATCTGGCCACGGATATCGCCAGGAAGGCCATTCCTTTCATGGCCGAAAAGGGCATCCCCGTGACGCCGGTGAACTATTTTATCTGGTACGAGTTTTTCCTGGGCGAAAACCAGGATCTTGTAAGGGCGCTCAAAAACCTCATCGCCAGCGGCGCCAAGTTCAGCGACAGGGTAAACCAGCAGATATACGAAAAGCACGTCGTAATGGGGCTCTCCGCCGAGCAGGAAAAGAAGCTTGCCGAAGAGATAAAAGCGGTGGAAGAGGCCAACCTGGCCACCTCGAAGATCCTCGATCCCATCGCCAAAGATCTGAAGAAGATCGCCGAAACCAATGCGGATTATGGCGCAAAGCTGGGCGAGTTCGCCGGGAAGATGGAAGACAAGGCCGATTACCAGCAGGTGTCGAACATAATCGTAAACCTGCTGGACGACACACGGAAGATAGCCGGAGCCAACAAGAACATCAGCGCCCAGCTGGACAGCTATTCGATGCAGATAAACGACCTGCGTCAGTCGCTGGCCCGGGCCCGGGCCGAAGCACGGCTGGACGACCTGACCCAGGTTGGCAACCGCAGGGCCTACAACGAGGCGCTGGAAGAGGAGATAAAGTGGGTGGAACGCAACGGCGCCATCTCCTGCCTGGCCATGGTGGACCTGGATTTCTTCAAAAAACTCAACGACAAATACGGTCACGCCGTGGGGGACAAGGCCCTGCGGGCGCTGGCCTCCATTTTGGTGGACATGGTGGGCATTGACGGCGAGGTGTACCGTTACGGGGGAGAGGAGTTCGCCATTGTCGTTTCCGGCGCCAAACTGGAGCAAGCCCTGGCCATAGTGGAAAAAGCCAGGCTGGCGGTGGAAGAGCATGAGTTCATCGTGCGCGACAAGGTGGAGAAAATGACCGTGTCCTGCGGGCTGGCCACCTTGCGCCCCGGCCGCGCCGGCGAGCAAAGCCAGCTGATGGCTGATGAGGCTTTGTATATGGCCAAGGACAACGGCAGGAACAATGTAAAGACCGAGCTGAACCTGGCCGGCCCCGGCAAAAAATAA